From the genome of Knoellia sp. p5-6-4, one region includes:
- a CDS encoding IS110 family transposase, translating into MGVIIGMDPHKRSATIEVIDQSGRRLAVGRFGTDKAGYADLLAAGRRHPERVWAVEGCNGIGKHIAHRLVHDGEVVVDVPSKLSAQVRVFATGNGRKTDPVDARSVALAALYAPADPGLRPVTVDDELVVMGLLVERRDELGRARTQTINRLHRLLLELFPGGANRFLSAPQARALLATTKPRDLVGKTRRRLAVELVTEIEAIDRKIKTAEKDLAALVTERGSTLMELTGIGPTGAARLLADVGDIHRFRDKNRFASWNGTAPLDASSGAQQRHRLSRAGNRRINRTLHIMAVVQLRNPTPGREFYDARKAGGTPSMMAMRALKRRLSNVVYARMLADQNRRDHGSATGPGGHLGHDSDSSATGSQPNTGSSDKPLPGPATSKPRTLVPAVS; encoded by the coding sequence ACAAGGCCGGCTACGCCGACCTGCTCGCCGCCGGCCGTCGGCACCCGGAGCGGGTCTGGGCGGTCGAGGGCTGCAACGGCATCGGCAAGCACATCGCGCACCGGTTGGTCCACGACGGTGAGGTCGTCGTCGACGTGCCGTCGAAGCTGTCGGCGCAGGTCCGGGTGTTCGCCACCGGCAACGGCCGCAAGACCGACCCGGTCGACGCCCGCTCGGTCGCCCTGGCCGCGCTGTACGCACCGGCCGACCCCGGCCTGCGCCCGGTGACCGTCGACGACGAGCTGGTGGTGATGGGGCTGCTCGTCGAGCGACGCGACGAGCTCGGACGGGCCCGCACCCAGACGATCAACCGGCTGCATCGGCTGCTGCTGGAGCTGTTTCCCGGTGGCGCCAACCGGTTCCTGTCCGCGCCACAGGCCCGGGCGCTGCTCGCGACCACCAAGCCGCGGGACCTGGTCGGCAAGACGAGGCGCCGACTCGCGGTCGAGCTGGTCACCGAGATCGAGGCCATCGACCGCAAGATCAAGACGGCCGAGAAGGACCTGGCGGCACTGGTCACCGAGCGCGGCTCGACCCTGATGGAGCTGACCGGGATCGGGCCCACCGGCGCGGCACGGCTGCTCGCCGATGTCGGCGACATCCACCGCTTCCGCGACAAGAACCGGTTCGCATCGTGGAACGGCACGGCACCCCTGGACGCCTCCTCCGGTGCTCAACAGCGGCACCGGCTGTCCCGGGCCGGGAACCGCCGGATCAACCGGACGCTGCACATCATGGCCGTCGTGCAGCTGCGCAACCCCACCCCAGGGCGGGAGTTCTACGACGCCAGAAAGGCTGGCGGCACACCCTCGATGATGGCGATGCGCGCCCTGAAACGTCGCCTGTCCAACGTCGTGTACGCCCGCATGCTGGCCGACCAGAACCGACGCGACCACGGCTCGGCGACGGGTCCGGGAGGGCACCTGGGCCACGACTCTGACTCCAGCGCGACCGGCTCACAGCCCAACACCGGCTCTTCGGACAAGCCACTTCCCGGACCCGCCACCAGCAAGCCTAGAACCCTCGTCCCCGCGGTGTCTTGA